Sequence from the Paenibacillus riograndensis SBR5 genome:
ATTTCAGCGAGCGCTGGATGCTGCCCTGGAAAGAAGGCTCCAAGGCGTCAGCGTCGGCGATATCTGCAGGGACAATATTGATCATCGGCAGATTGCCAACCTTTTCTATGCCCTGAACCAGCAGGTTGGTGAATAATTCCTTGGTCATTGGCTTCGAGGGATCAATATCCGCAGCGATTTCGATCCCGTTGTAATGGGCGTTGACGAAAGCTTCCGCGTACCAGGCATTGTCTTTCACCTTGGTGAAGGTGCTGCTGGCGAGTGGAGCCTTGTTGAAGTCGATAGCCGCCAGGCTCAGTTGAAGACCTCCAGCGATAAACTGGACTCCTTGAGCCGTTGTTACTTTGGAGCCGGGCAGGAACTGGGTGTCGGAGATGCCTTTGATCAATCCTTGCTCCTTCAGGGAATTAATTTTGTCTTTGCCGGTTACGTTGTTGATATCCTTAAAGCTGCTGTCTGCGGCAAAGATGGGTCCGGCAAGTGAAAAAGTAAGAAGCGATACGCTGGTCACCGCTGCAAAAGCGCTTTTTTTGAAGTTCATTGTATTTCCACCTTTGTCTGTAGGATTCAGGCTGCTTAGCCTTGTTCAACACCTCAGACGACTCAGAATATGGAAAGGTTGCAGGCAATTAAATTTAATATCTATGAAAGTTTAACCCTTACATTGATTTTTGAAACAGCAATGCGGTAAGGATATTTCCTCTAGTGCTGATTACCGGTACGGAATGTTATAATGTTGTCAGGCTCTTTTCTTTGGTGGATATTTTTGTTATGCTTATATCGTAACAATTACTAATTAATCTCAGATTGCGCTTCCGGAAAGGTGGGAGACTACACGTGAACCCGATTGCTAATATCAGTCAGCAGTTTGCTGCGCATCATTATAAATTAACGCCACAGCGCGAGGCTATCGTCAGAGTTCTGCTAGATAATGAGAAGGATCATTTGAGCGTGGAAGAGGTCTACATGCTGGTGAAGAACAGCTATCCGCATCTTGGACTTGCAACAGTATATCGTACCCTGGAATTGCTGTGTGAGCTTCATATTGTAGAGAAGATGAATTTTGGGGATGGCGTAGCCCGCTATGATCTGCGGGGGGATGATCATGCCCATATGCACCATCATCTGATTTGCAATGTGTGCGGCAGGCTGGAGGAAATCAAGGACGATTGGCTCCTTGAGCTGGAGCTGCGGCTGGAACGGGAATACGGCTTTAACGTTACCGATCACCGGCTGGATTTCAAAGGCACCTACAATTCATGCAAACGAAGCGGCTGCAAAGGGGAGAAGTCTTGTCAGGCTGTCTCTTAAGCCGGCTGTACGCATAATGCTTACGGATGAAAGGCGGAGAATGTAGACGGCAGCATGTACACACCATAAAACGGCATTTCAAGAGCCCGTATACTGTGCTCTGGAATGCCGTTTTTATTAGGTTTATTAGGTCTAAGGTCTGGAGGGCACAAAAGATTTGATCCATGTCCCAAAGCTGCCCGGATTGCGGGACTGCACCAGTACTACGCCTTCGCCGCGGAATCGGCAGACCAGCGCTTCACCACTCGTTAAGCTGTTGAGCCAGCCGGAGGCGGCTTTTTCCACCTTGTAATCCATATAACCCGGCCAAGCCACCAGATGCCCGTTATCGATGATCATTTCTTCGCCCGGTCCCAGATTGATTGCATGAATGGCCCCGAATGATGAGAGGAACACAGTGCCGCTGCCGCTGATTTCAATAATGAAAAATCCTTCCCCGGAGAACAGTCCGCGCGTCAGATTCTGCATCTTCGTGTTGACCTGAATGCCATGCGTTCCGGCGAGGAAGCCGTCCTTCTGCACATACAGCTTGTACGATCCGTCGAGCTCGATAGCCTGAATATCACCGATGGCGCCGGGAGAGAGCAGCACTTCACTTTGTCCCCGCGTTGCCGTCAGCTCCTGGAAGAAAAATTTCTCGCCGCTGAGCATTCTGCCCAGCCCCCGCATCAGGCCTCCGTCAACGGTTCCCCGGAGCTCCACACCCGGCGACATGGCGACCATAGCCCCCATCTCTGCTTTGACGCTTTCACCCGGATTCAAATGGACCTTTAGCATAGCAAAAGCACCTTCGTATAATACGTCGTATTTCATTCATTTCCCTCCGCATCCATAAGTTACAGTTACAGGCTTTCCCGGTATTCCACTGTTATGCCCGCCAGCCGGGCGTATCCGATCTCCTTGCGGGTGCTTTGACCCATATGACTCTGTACATTAATAAATGTAATAATTCCCGGATGACCGCAATGTTCCATGGAACCTTCCTTTTGAAGGGGATGCTTGTACCCATCAAGGATACTGTACCCGCTGCTGCTTGTGCAAGCGTACACTGTCAGGCGGGATGATTATAGTCAACTTTACCGGGCAATTCACCTGAGATTATGTTAAAATTAAGATATCAGCATATTCAGAAAAGGGAATGCTGATCCAATTCACAAAAAGAGGAGTGTTGCCCTATGGCACGCACAAAAACACAAAAAGCTCTGCTTAAGGCAGAACGCTCCGGCACCTGGTGCGCGGAACGGAACCGCAGACTCAACGATCATTACGGAGCCATTTCCCAGCATGTCCGGGTCACCCCGAGCAAGCAGCAAAAACTGAATAAGGTCAAACACAAGGAGCGGATCTTTCAGGATGGCGCTCCTTTTGCATATCCGGGGGAGCAAAAGCTGACTTCTCTCTTTGTAAGATTCCGGAAGAGCGAAATCAAAGGTAAAAATACCTTTGATTGGGCAGTGTAGGCGCAGCAGAGCGAAATCAAAGGTAAAAATACCTTTGATTGGGCAGCGTAGGCGCAGCATAACGAAATCAAAGGTAAAAATACCTTTGATTGGGCAGCGTAGGCGCAGCAGAGCGAAATCAAAGGTAAAAATACCTTTGATTGGGCAGCGTAGGCGCAGCAGAGAGAAATCAAAGGTGAAAATACCTTTGATTGGGCGGTGAAGGCGCAGCAGAGAGAAATCAAAGGTAAAAATACCTTTGATTGGGCAGCGTAGGCGCAGCAGAGAGAAATCAAAGGTAAAAACACCTTTGATTGGGCGGTGAAGGCGCAGCAGAGAGAAATCAAAGGTAAAAATACCTTTGATTGGACAGTGTAGGCGCAGTAGAGAGAAATCAAAGGTAAAAATACCTTTGATTGGGCAATCTAAGCGCAGTGGGCTGGTGTTACGGCAGCGAGGCCGTTTCTGCTTGCCGGCTGTATGCGCGGTATTGCTTGGGAGACATTCCGAACCGGCTCCGGAACAAGCGGTGAAAATAAGTGTAGTTGGCGAAGCCGCAGGTCTCGGAGACATGCTCCAGCGGCATCGGGCTGAAGGTAATCCGCTCCCGCGCCATATCCAGCCTGACATCGTTGACATACTTGACAATGGTTGTGCCAAAAGCCTCCTTGAACAGATGAACCGCCCGGGAGACGCTGATATCCACATGCCCGGCCACATCCTCAAGACGGAACGGATACGCGGCATGCTCCTCTACATATTGCTTCATACGGTAAGCCAGATAGCCTTTGGGCGACACCGCAGGCTGTTCAGACATCAGCCGGTCAATTTCCAGGCATAATATCTGCAGATAACAGGCTGAAATTTCCGGCGAGGGGTTGGACAGGCGGCGCTGCTCCAGCACGATTTGCCGGAAGAGGCCAAGAAAATAGTCGCTGAGCGGCATTGGAAGCACCAGCGGACGCTGCTTGCGGGTCCACCATTCCTCAATCCAGGGCCCTCCGCAAAAGATATGATAATCACCGCTTTCAATCCGCGGCTTGCCTACGGGATAGCTCTCTTTGTCGATGCTTAGGTAATAAGGGTCGCTTGGAGCGAACAGCATGAGGTCGCCGCTCTCCACGGTGGTCAGAACGCCGTTGACCATTGTCCGGCTGCGGCCTTCGGTCTGCAGGCGCAGCAGATAATAATAGACACTGTCACCGCCCGTCATATGAAACGGCTTGCGGTGGACAGAAAATCCGGCGGATAGTATATGGCAGGGTGCAGTTTGTGTCATAGGTCCTCCTGGGCATCATAATGTAGATATAAAATGATAAGCAGATTGTTCATGTTTTAATCATATTCTTCATTTTATTATATACGCTTTCATATTACTATGTACCTGAGCAAAAAACGTATAAATGAAGTAAAGGGGGCTTTATAACGGCTCTGATAGCTACATAGACAATCTCAGTGGAAGCAGAGGGTTAAAGATACAGATATTGGACAGCCAGGTACTTGCAGCCCTTTTGTTCATGTGAGGTGCATCATGTGGGTCCTTCGGGGACGATATGAAGCTTAAATCGAAGTGTAAGTAAATCCAGACCTACTAGGAGTGAGACGAACATGCTTAAGATCGGCTTGCAGCTGTATACGCTGAGAGAAGAACTGGAACAGGATTTCGAAGGGACGATCCGCAAGGTCGCGGAGCTTGGATATGCCGGCGTGGAGTTTTTTCACTATTTTGGCCGGACAGCAGAGCAAGTGAATGCGCTGCTGCAGGAAACAGGACTTACCGCGCTCGGCGCGCATCGTCCATATGATGCCATGCTGAATGACACGGAGCAGGAAATCAGCTTCAATCTGTCTATTGGCAACCGTAACCTGATCGTGCCTTATTTGACTGAAGAGCAGCGGAATTGGGAAGAGGTTGCCGTTAATCTGCGGAAGATCGGGGAGCAATGCAGCGCCCGCGGCGCCGTGCTTTCTTATCATAATCATGATTTTGAATTCAAAGAGCAGTTTGGCGGACGCACCGCGTTTGACGGCATTTTTGAGGAAGTGCCTGCGGATCTGCTGCAAGTGGAAATGGATACCTGCTGGGTGTATTATGCGGGGTATGATCCGGTAGAGTATATTCACAAATACGCCGGACGTCTGCCGATTATCCATCTGAAGGATATGAAAAAACGTGAAGACGGCTCGGCTGAGACCGTCGTCCTGGGTGAAGGGGAAGTTAAGCTCGAGGCCATTCTGGAGGCGGCGGATGCCGCAGGAGCAGAGTGGGCAGTAGTGGAGCAGGATTTCTGCAGCCGTTCACCGCTTGAAAGTGTAGCAGACAGTATGAAATGGATTAGAGCATATGCCAACCAAGGAGGAAAAGTTCATGTCTAACAAACTCAAAATTGCTATTATCGGTTGCGGTGGTATCGCAAACGGCAAACATATGCCAAGCCTGTCCCGTCAGAACAATGCAGAAATGGTGGCTTTTTGCGACATCATAGAGGAACGGGCACAGGAGGCGGCGAAAACTTACGGTACGGAGGATGCAGCCGTATACACAGATTTCCGTGAGATGCTGGCCGCTGGCGGATTCGATATCGTTCATGTATGTACACCTAACGACAGCCATTCCGTAATTTCAATAGCTGCATTGGAGGCCGGCAATCATGTAATGTGCGAAAAGCCAATGGCCAAAACAACGGCACAGGCTCAGGAAATGCTCGAAGCTGCCCGCCGTACAGGCAAAAAGCTCTCGATTGCTTACCAGAACCGTTACCGCTCGGATAGTGAATATCTGAAGGGGCTCTGCGAGAGTGGCGAGCTCGGCGATATCTACTACGGTAAGGCGATTGCGCTGCGCCGCCGTGCAGTTCCGACATGGGGGGTATTCCTGGATGAAGAGAAGCAGGGCGGAGGCCCGCTGATCGATATCGGGACACACGCGCTTGATCTTACGCTGTGGCTGATGGATAATTATAAGCCGCGTATGGTAGTAGGCTCCACGTTCCACAAGCTGGGACAGAAGAAAAATGCAGCAAATGCCTTCGGTCCATGGGACCCGGAGCAATTCAAGGTGGAAGATTCTGCGTTTGGCTTCATTACTATGGAAAACGGGGCTACAATCTCCCTGGAATCCAGTTGGGCGCTGAATGTATCGGAGTTCCGTGAAGCCCAAACCCTCCTCGCCGGTACCGAGGGCGGTGCGGATATGAAGGACGGCTTGCGTTTGAACGGAGAACGTGCCGGCCGTCTGTACGAAACCAAAGTAGATCTGTCCTCCGGCGGCGTTGCCTTCTACAGCGGAGGTGCGGAGAGCGAATCCGACCGTGAAGCCCGCCTGTGGCTGGAAGCCGTAAGCGAAGACAAAGAACCGGTGGTCAAACCGGAACAGGCTTTGGTAGTTACACAAATTCTTGAAGCAATCTATGAATCCGCGCGCACGGGCCGTGCGGTGTACTTCGACGGAAGCTCAGACAAATAACGGGTAACAAAGTTATACAACTGAACTGGAGAACTGCGATCAGGCTGAAGTAACGAAGGGAAAGTCCAGACACTTACTCTAGTTACGGCCAGCCGATTGCATTCATCTTCAGTTCAGTTGTATAGATCTATCAAAACAGGAGTGGAGACCATGAGTTCACACAAGCATACGATCGTCATCGTTGGTTATGGCGGAATGGGAAGCTATCACACACAATTGATTGAGGAGAATGGCCGGCTCGAGGTGGCCGGAACATTCGATCTGCTTGAGGAACGGCGCAGTGCTTCCGAGGCAGCGGGGTATACCGCCTATGCCAGCTATGAAGAAGTTCTGGCAGATCCGAAGGTTGGAACCATACTGATTGCAACGCCTAACGATGTGCATAAGGAAATTGCTCTCGCTGCGTTCAGAGCCGGCAAGCATGTGATCTGCGAGAAGCCGGTCGCGATGTCCTCGGATGAGTTCATTGAAATGACTCAGGCGGCTGAATCAGCGGGACGTGTGCTGATGGTCCATCAGAACCGGCGGTGGGATGAGGACTTCAGGGTCATCAAGGAAATGTACGACCACGGAACGATCGGTTCCTTGTTCCAGCTTGAATCCCGTGTCCACGGGGCCAATGGCATACCCGGCGACTGGCGTCATGTGAAGGCGCAGGGCGGCGGCATGCTGCTGGACTGGGGTGTTCATCTCCTGGATCAGCTGCTGTTCATGATTGACAGCAAGGTGGCCAGTGTGAGCAGCAGCTTGAGCTTCATTCTGGGGAATGAAGTGGACGACGGCTTCGAGGCCGTCCTGCAGTTTGAGAATGGCGTCAAAGCTATTGTTGAAGTAGGCACGACGAATTTTATTACCCTGCCTAGATGGTATGTCAAGGGGACGGAAGGCACAGGAGTTATTGAAGACTGGTCCTTAACGGGACGAATCGTCACCCGCAACCAGGAAAGCGAAAAACTGGAGCCTACTCCAATCCGCGCCGGTGTGGGTCTGACCAAAACGATGGCGCCTCCGTCAGAGGGAGCAACGATAACTGAAGCTTTGCCGCCGGCGGCAGAGCTGGCCTCCAGCTTCTATACCAATTTTG
This genomic interval carries:
- a CDS encoding Fur family transcriptional regulator, which codes for MNPIANISQQFAAHHYKLTPQREAIVRVLLDNEKDHLSVEEVYMLVKNSYPHLGLATVYRTLELLCELHIVEKMNFGDGVARYDLRGDDHAHMHHHLICNVCGRLEEIKDDWLLELELRLEREYGFNVTDHRLDFKGTYNSCKRSGCKGEKSCQAVS
- a CDS encoding sugar phosphate isomerase/epimerase family protein → MLKIGLQLYTLREELEQDFEGTIRKVAELGYAGVEFFHYFGRTAEQVNALLQETGLTALGAHRPYDAMLNDTEQEISFNLSIGNRNLIVPYLTEEQRNWEEVAVNLRKIGEQCSARGAVLSYHNHDFEFKEQFGGRTAFDGIFEEVPADLLQVEMDTCWVYYAGYDPVEYIHKYAGRLPIIHLKDMKKREDGSAETVVLGEGEVKLEAILEAADAAGAEWAVVEQDFCSRSPLESVADSMKWIRAYANQGGKVHV
- a CDS encoding TIGR00266 family protein, encoding MKYDVLYEGAFAMLKVHLNPGESVKAEMGAMVAMSPGVELRGTVDGGLMRGLGRMLSGEKFFFQELTATRGQSEVLLSPGAIGDIQAIELDGSYKLYVQKDGFLAGTHGIQVNTKMQNLTRGLFSGEGFFIIEISGSGTVFLSSFGAIHAINLGPGEEMIIDNGHLVAWPGYMDYKVEKAASGWLNSLTSGEALVCRFRGEGVVLVQSRNPGSFGTWIKSFVPSRP
- a CDS encoding S-layer homology domain-containing protein produces the protein MNFKKSAFAAVTSVSLLTFSLAGPIFAADSSFKDINNVTGKDKINSLKEQGLIKGISDTQFLPGSKVTTAQGVQFIAGGLQLSLAAIDFNKAPLASSTFTKVKDNAWYAEAFVNAHYNGIEIAADIDPSKPMTKELFTNLLVQGIEKVGNLPMINIVPADIADADALEPSFQGSIQRSLKYNINTLDANGKFNPKKEITRAEAAVMLYNALDYLKSKTNTAPQS
- a CDS encoding AraC family transcriptional regulator, which codes for MTQTAPCHILSAGFSVHRKPFHMTGGDSVYYYLLRLQTEGRSRTMVNGVLTTVESGDLMLFAPSDPYYLSIDKESYPVGKPRIESGDYHIFCGGPWIEEWWTRKQRPLVLPMPLSDYFLGLFRQIVLEQRRLSNPSPEISACYLQILCLEIDRLMSEQPAVSPKGYLAYRMKQYVEEHAAYPFRLEDVAGHVDISVSRAVHLFKEAFGTTIVKYVNDVRLDMARERITFSPMPLEHVSETCGFANYTYFHRLFRSRFGMSPKQYRAYSRQAETASLP
- a CDS encoding Gfo/Idh/MocA family protein, with protein sequence MSNKLKIAIIGCGGIANGKHMPSLSRQNNAEMVAFCDIIEERAQEAAKTYGTEDAAVYTDFREMLAAGGFDIVHVCTPNDSHSVISIAALEAGNHVMCEKPMAKTTAQAQEMLEAARRTGKKLSIAYQNRYRSDSEYLKGLCESGELGDIYYGKAIALRRRAVPTWGVFLDEEKQGGGPLIDIGTHALDLTLWLMDNYKPRMVVGSTFHKLGQKKNAANAFGPWDPEQFKVEDSAFGFITMENGATISLESSWALNVSEFREAQTLLAGTEGGADMKDGLRLNGERAGRLYETKVDLSSGGVAFYSGGAESESDREARLWLEAVSEDKEPVVKPEQALVVTQILEAIYESARTGRAVYFDGSSDK
- a CDS encoding Gfo/Idh/MocA family protein codes for the protein MSSHKHTIVIVGYGGMGSYHTQLIEENGRLEVAGTFDLLEERRSASEAAGYTAYASYEEVLADPKVGTILIATPNDVHKEIALAAFRAGKHVICEKPVAMSSDEFIEMTQAAESAGRVLMVHQNRRWDEDFRVIKEMYDHGTIGSLFQLESRVHGANGIPGDWRHVKAQGGGMLLDWGVHLLDQLLFMIDSKVASVSSSLSFILGNEVDDGFEAVLQFENGVKAIVEVGTTNFITLPRWYVKGTEGTGVIEDWSLTGRIVTRNQESEKLEPTPIRAGVGLTKTMAPPSEGATITEALPPAAELASSFYTNFADVIEGTAEPIVKNPEVLRVLKLIEAIFAAAETNQTIKDFDLY